The following are encoded together in the Erwinia sp. E602 genome:
- a CDS encoding energy transducer TonB, with protein MSNHLVLPAVLFPAPRQRCRLVTASLLTLALHGALLAWLCYRAAVPPPLPAAQPMVMLTVAEQAESLPDSEKMPVGVRQRQAVAQTQATPPPQAAPELPEAEQGTERLAAASPRPDNRPRVKPRPKPELKPVRQPGQSDSAPSQASAAPDTSAPPPVAGKRVAAPHNQVAPQPSRNAPAWSGALLAHLSRFKRYPGIALRQKREGVAQISITLNRQGSVLKVKLLNSSGVSALDKEASELPLRASPVPAPPAEMAAGQETFSITLPVRFDLREVRG; from the coding sequence ATGTCAAACCACCTCGTCCTGCCTGCCGTCCTCTTCCCTGCACCCCGGCAAAGATGCCGTCTGGTCACCGCCAGCCTGCTGACGCTGGCGTTGCACGGCGCGCTGCTGGCCTGGCTCTGCTACCGGGCGGCGGTGCCGCCGCCGCTGCCTGCCGCTCAGCCGATGGTGATGCTGACGGTGGCAGAGCAGGCTGAATCCCTACCGGACAGTGAAAAGATGCCGGTCGGCGTGCGTCAACGGCAGGCGGTGGCGCAGACTCAGGCCACGCCGCCGCCGCAGGCCGCGCCAGAGCTGCCCGAGGCTGAACAGGGCACCGAACGGCTTGCCGCAGCTTCACCCCGGCCCGATAACCGGCCTCGGGTAAAACCCAGGCCGAAGCCAGAGCTAAAGCCGGTGCGGCAGCCGGGCCAGTCAGATAGCGCGCCTTCTCAGGCCAGCGCTGCGCCGGATACCAGCGCGCCGCCGCCGGTGGCGGGCAAAAGGGTCGCTGCACCGCATAATCAGGTCGCGCCGCAGCCGAGCCGTAATGCCCCCGCATGGAGCGGCGCGCTGCTGGCACACCTCAGCCGCTTTAAGCGCTATCCGGGTATCGCATTACGTCAGAAACGTGAAGGCGTGGCGCAGATAAGTATCACCCTCAACCGCCAGGGCAGCGTGCTGAAGGTAAAGCTGCTGAATTCCAGCGGCGTCAGCGCGCTGGATAAAGAAGCCAGCGAACTGCCGCTGCGCGCCTCACCGGTGCCCGCGCCACCCGCAGAGATGGCGGCAGGGCAGGAGACGTTCAGCATCACGCTGCCGGTGAGGTTTGATTTACGCGAGGTGCGGGGGTGA